The Chlorogloeopsis sp. ULAP01 sequence TTCTACTGACTTTGAATGTGACTGTGTAATACCACAAGACTTTCAGCTAGTTGTGCAAGACGAGTTTCTAGGTACTGCTTGCGTCCCAATAGTTGGCGCAATTTCTGATAACGAGCAATAGCCATACTAACACTGGCTACTTGCTCAGGTGGACAAGGACGCGACCAAACAGTACCAGAGGCATCTAATCCACACAAACGATAACCCGCACGGGACGATTGACAAGATGCTTTTGCTTGTTGAGCGCAAATTTCTTCTACGTAGTCCATAAGTTGGTCAACTTCTGCATGGCGTAGTGTCGCAGTTCCTACTGATTCATCAGCAGTTTCAGATTCTAACCAACCATTGACAATTGGCCCTTCTAAATAAACATCTTGTATTTGCCGTACAATTACTTGTAGTTCTGCCTGCCAATTGGTAACAATTTCCTGTATTTCTTGCAACAAGTTCATTGCTAGACCTGGATTGGCTGCATTTCTATGGCTCGTTAAGCTAGGAGTTTTAATTTTAGGTAGGCTTGGTGTTTTGCAACCGTTATCTTCGACTGAAAAAGTTTGTACAGAGGTTTTGTGGTACTGGCTATGCTCTTCTTCTTCTAGTTTTTGAGGAGTCTGATTCTGGGATTGTGTATCGCTTGTGGCTTGTTCCGATGCTCCAACACTGATTCTAAAAGACAAAGACCGCTTGCTTGTATCTCCCGATTCGACAGCATGATCGCGATTGCCTAAATCATGTAGGGTTGCTTCAATACGTTTTAAGCCTGCTTTCATAAATGTATCTCTAGCCTAGATCGTGATTTGTGGTGTTTAATGATGCTGAATTAGGTTTTAGGATTTTTGACTTTACCCAATCATTGCATAAATGATGCTGAGTATTAATTGTATCTATATAAAAGTTATTCAGTGTCAAAAATCCCACCATTGAAAGAAAAAATCTTAGTCATTAATTGCAACCCCGGTTAATTAAAGATACTAAGGAAATAGCTTTGAGAAAAGTAACTCTGGTAACAGGCCCAGCACGATCTGGTAAAAGTGAATGGGCGGAAACTGTGGCAATGCAGTCACAAAAAGCTGTGATTTACGTAGCAACAGCAACTCAAAATTCTGCTGATCGCGAGTGGCAACAGCGCATCCAAAAACACCAGCAACGTCGTCCTCAAGATTGGATCACATTGGAAGTACCTGTAGAATTATCTACTACCCTTACCGAAGCCAAACCAAACACTTGTATTTTGATTGATTCTTTAGGGACTTGGGTAGCTAATCTACTCTCCCAGGAAGAAGAAAGCTGGGAAAAGACCGTGCAAGATTTGTTAGAGACGATTGAGTTAGTCGCAGTTGAGATGATTTTTGTAGCCGAAGAAACAGGATGGGGTGTAGTGCCAGCTTATCCTATAGGTCGAACTTTCCGCGATCGCCTGAGCAATTTAGTACGTCGCTTAGGTGCAATTTCTGAAGCTGTTTATCTAGTGACTGGCGGTTACGTGCTTAATCTCAGCACTCTTGGTACTCCTTTACCAGCATCGGGAAAAGAGGACAAGGGGATAAGGGAATAAGGAGACAACCAACTACTAACCACTGTAAGGGCGGGTTTTAACAACAATCTCTCTAGATGACGAAATATCTAAATAAACCCGCCCCTACAAATGACCAATGATTTATTCTTAATTCTTTATTCCAAATTCCCAGTTCTAAATCCTAAATATAAAATTTAAAATAGTTAACATGGCATCCCAAAAAGAAGTTAAACAATATCTAGCTTACTGGTTTCAATTAGGTAAAAAGGTTGTCATCGGTAACGGTGCAGAAACTTTACTGCCGAAATCGGTAATAGAGGGCGATGGTTACAGTAATGAATTTGAAGAGTGTTGGCAAAAAATTGTCTCCCTGGAAAGTGGCGACTGTTACTTAGAGGGAACGCACGAAACTATTGCCGAACTTTTAAGTCCTAATTGGGAAATGGTAAGCTGTGCGCGTTGCACAATGCCAGTACCAGTAAGAAATGTGGGTATGCCACCTGAACTATGTCCCTGCAATGACTTATCAGGCTGGCCGAATACAGATTTACCATTACCACGAATACCTATTAATACTCAAGTACAATTGCAGATCATCCGTAATCGGCTTTTGCAAAATTCCAAATCCGACGAGAATTGAATTGTGCGATCAAAACGGTGTCTGTACTTTTAGGTGAAGGACTTGTCCAGATTGGGGATGGTTGCAGCAAAATTCCCGTGCGTGTAAATGCAATCGACTTGCATCTGCACGACAGCCATACAGGCGATCGCCCAAAATCGGTACGCCAAGTCCTTTGGGATCGGCAGCGTGAACCCGAAGCTGATGGGTGCGCCCGGTTAAAGGTATAAATTCTATGCGAGTGTAGTTTGATGTTGCTATTACTTGGAAGTGAGTCAAGCTAGGTTTACCGCGCTGCCAATCCACTTTTTGATAAGGGCGCTGCTGAGGATCTCCCCACAACGGTAGTTCGATGACACCTTTTTCTATCGCTACAGAGCCAGCAAGTATGGCTTCGTAAACTTTGTGAACTTGACGCTGCTGAAACTGCTGAGTGAGTTGACGATAGGTTTGTAAATCGCGAGCTAAAAGCAGGATGCCAGATGTTTCTTGATCCAGACGATGCACAGCCATCAGCGCCATTCCATCAGGCACGAGATGACGCAGCCGACTCTCTACGCTATCTTGGCGATCAGGGTAACGCCCTGGAACTGATAGTAGCCCTGGAGGTTTGTTCACAGCAATCAGCCATTCGTCTTCATAAATAATGGGTAGTGTTTGTGCGATCGCAGCTTCTACACTCAAATCACGTTGAGGCAATCCTGAGAGCAGAAACCCCATCAACGGTTGACAGCGCTCTGCACAAGCTTCATAAAACTCTCCTTGGACTTTATCCTGATTCCTAGAGGACATTCCCCACCAAAATTCTGCCATTGCCAGTGGTTTTAGCCGATGTATTGCCGCATAGTGGAGTAGCTTGGGAGCACAACAATCTCCCGTGCCAGTAGGCATGGAACCTCCTGGGATCAATTGCTGCAACGATGCTGATTGCCCTAAAAAATTAATTAGGCTATAGGCAGCGTGCATTTGAGTTTGTAGTTGGCGTGACAGTGCTTGACGCTGTTGTTTCAATTCTCGAATTCGGGCATCTGCGTTTGCAATTATTTGCTTGAGGGGCTGCAATATCCCATCCCGTTGACGTTTGAATTGCCGTCGCTCTATTCCCTGCCAACGACTTTCGGCATCGAGTTGTTCTAGGGCAACAGTGAGTGCTGTTTCCGTCAGTGTTTTACACAGTATCTGACGTTTTTCTTGGCGTTGCTGTTTGCAATTGAGATGGCGATCGCTAATTTGTTGCCATTGCTGTTCAAACTCACGAGACAGTATTTCGTACTGCTTTCGTTGGGGGAGTTGCCTGAGGATAATAAGTTCCTGTTTGATAGCTTCTAATTGTACCAAAGTGCGGGCTTCGTCTAAAGCAACTTCGTCTTTTCCGGAAATTGGCGGCACCCAGCCCTCAACCATGCTGCTACCATTCAAAAGTCCGGAAAATGCTTTGAGTACTCTTTGTTCGCCAGAAGGCAGTTCAACTAGCAATACTCCATACATCTTGCCCTCAGAATTATAACGCTCATCGGTGGCAAGGTATCGCATTAAACCATAGGCTACTGCTTCTGCTAAAGGGGTACGGGCTAGTTTTAGTAGTTCGCCTGTTTGAGGACAATACCCTTGATAGTAATAACTAGGAGATAGGTTATTGATTGCAGATTCTATAAAATCTGAAAGTTTGTGCAGAATCACCATTTGCGTAAAGTTATAGTTAAGCGATCGCCTTTACCAAAGCTATTGCTGTTCACTAGTTTCAAAATTTTGTTGCATTGCTGCACCAATAGCTTGAGCATTTAGATCTGCACTTTGTAGTAACGCGTGTGCAACATTGTATTGATCGTTTTGGCTACGGTTTTGGCTAAGTTTATATTTCCCTTCTAATCGCGTCACAGTCATTTCAAAACCAACAATACCGTTCATCATGCCTTCGCGGAAGTTGTCAGATAAGCTGTGCCACTGTGATTTGTAATCTGAGCCATAGGTATCAATCATTGTGTCTATCATTTTGTCCATCAGTTCCCTAGAGTCGCTGAGAGTAATAATTTGAGGCACACCATAGGCGTGAACGGCAATATAGTTCCAGGTTGGCACACTCTCACGCTTTTCATACAAAGATGGTGAAATATAAGCATGGGGCCCAGTGAAAATAGCAAGTGATTCAATCTCTCCAAACACCTGCCAGTGAGGATTTGCTTTGGCAAGATGACCTGTTAGCTTAACAATATTATTTTGTACTGTGACGACGAGTGGAATATGGGAGGCAATAGGAAGACGATTGTGGACAGACACTAATGTGGCAAAACTATTGGCACGCATGAAGGCGACTAGCTTTTCAGTGTCTTCTTCTCGAAAGGCATTGGGAATGTACATGAGACTTGAACATTTTTATCAATCAGTTTTTTTCAACTTATATTCAGTTTCCGTCAAAAGATAGCGATCGCTTGTTGTCAGAAAAACTTAACATTAATTTAAGCAGTGCTATCAATTCCACAGGTTCATGAGTTACTATATCGCTCCTCGCTTTCTGGACAAATTAGCAGTTTTTATTACCAAAAACTTCCTTAACCTGCCTGGTGTACGAGTACCTTTGATTTTGGGTATTCATGGACGTAAAGGTGAAGGCAAATCCTTTCAATGTGAGTTAGTCTTCGAGAGAATGGGTGTGGAAGTTACTCTCATTTCTGGCGGAGAATTAGAAAGTCCGGATGCAGGAGATCCAGCACGCCTGATTCGTCTGCGCTATCGGGAAACAGCAGAATTAATCAAAGTACGCGGCAAAATGTGCGTGTTAATGATTAATGATTTAGATGCGGGTGCGGGGCGCTTTGATGAAGGTACGCAGTACACGGTGAATACTCAGTTAGTGAATGCCACACTGATGAATATTGCCGATAATCCTACCGATGTACAACTTCCCGGCAGTTACGATGCCACGCCTTTACATCGCGTGCCAATTATTGTGACAGGAAATGATTTTTCTACCCTATACGCGCCTTTGATTCGTGATGGGCGGATGGAAAAATTTTACTGGGAACCAGATAGAAATGACAAGATCGGGATTGTAGGTGGAATTTTTAGTGAAGATGGGCTTTCGCACCGAGAAGTAGAGCAGTTAGTGGATACGTTCCCACATCAGTCAATTGACTTTTTTAGCGCTTTGCGATCGCGAATTTATGACGAACAAATCCGCGAGTTCATCTATCAAATCGGAGTTGAGCGCATATCTCAACGGGTAGTAAACAGTTTAGAAGGACCACCACAATTCAACAAGCCTAATTTCAGTCTTTCTCACTTGTTAGAGATGGCTAACTTAATGGTTGGCGAACAAAAACGAGTGGAAGATTACCGCTTAGTGTCTGAGTACAACCGGAATATGCGGCAAAGTTATCAACCTGCTGCTACGTCGCAACCTGTAACACCTGCTACTGGTTACTCAGGCAATGGCTCAAACCAACCAAGCACAACAAACGGCTTCCAAAAACAAGAAAAATCTCACACTAAGTTGAGTTCGGAGACGGTAGAACAAGTACGTAATATTTTGTCTCAAGGTCATAAAATTGGCGTAGAACACGTAGATGAGCGACGTTTCCGCACTGGTTCTTGGCAAAGTTGTGCCTTAGGTCAGATTCAAAATGAGTCGGATGCCATATCAACTGTAGAATCGTGTTTGGCCGAATATAGTGGCGAGTATGTGCGGTTAGTAGGTATCGATCCCAAAGCGAAACGACGAGTTCTGGAAACGATTATCCAACGTCCTAACGAAAAAGTCGTCAGTTGGTAAAAGCTACCCCTTTTTCTGCCAGGATAAAAGTCGTTAGCAGCAAAATCAAAACGCATGAATGGCAAGTTAATTGTATTTGAAGGGGTAGAAGGTTGTGGGAAAACAACTCAAATTCAGCTTTGTGGTGAGTGGCTGCAAAGTCTTGGTATCCCTGTGCTAATTACTCGCGAACCTGGGGGAACAGAGTTGGGCTTGCATCTGCGCCGCTTGTTACTTCAAAAGGCAGAAGGAGAATCGTCAGAACCATCTGCCTTTCCTATTACAGACAGAGCAGAATTATTGTTATATGCTGCCGATCGCTCGCAACACGTCGAAGAACTTAAACCAATTCTCGCAGCCGGGAAAATTATATTATGCGATCGCTATACAGACTCTACCGTAGCTTATCAAGGTTATGGCCGCGGTTTAGACATGAATTTAATTGTTCAGCTCAACACCATTGCTACCAATGGGCTAGAAAGCGATTTAACTTTCTGGCTAGATGTTGATGTCGAGGCGGGGCTAGCTCGCAAACATAAAGCTTCTGCCATTGCCGATGGCGATGATGCGAGCGGGGATAGCGCCAGCAGCGATGCTGATGCCGTCACCACACCTAACAACAGAGGCGATCGCATTGAACAAGAAAATATTGCCTTTCATCGTCGTGTTCAAAAAGGGTATACAGAATTAGCTGCATCCTACCCAGAGCGAACAGTAAGGGTAGATGCTAGTGTCAGTGTAGATGCAATCCGACAGGCGATTCAGAAAATTTTGCTCTTAAAACTGGATGAGTGGGGATATAAGCAAGTCAAAAGGTAAAAACAGCGTTATATATTTTGCTTGATCCGGCGCAGGCGATCTGAGAAACTCTGCATTACTTGTAGCGCAAACATAGGAGTTTCTTGAACGGCAAAAAGAAAACGATCTTTGTTCATAGATGCAATTATGCAGTTAGTTTTAGCGATCGCCGTGGATGCCCTATTTCGAGTTGGATGAACTAAAGCTCCTTCACCAAAAACATCACCAGCTTTGATAATTTCGACCACTTTACCATCAACACGCAATTCTACTTCTCCCATTAAGATGCCATACATCAACTCTCCTTCCTGCCCTTGTTCAAAAATAACTTGGCCGGGAGAAAATCTCAATTCTGGTTGGTTTTGAAAGATTCTGACCGTTTCTGCTGGTACTAACATACTCATGTAACTCCTATGTGTTAGTTCTAACTTTAAGATTGCTTGTGCTAGTACACAAGCGTTGAGTTAAATTCTTATACATTTAATTATGACTGACCAGTTTGCACAACTTATAGGACAACAACAAGCAGTAGAGTTACTGACTCAAGCTGTTAAACAAAACAGAGTTGCACCAGCTTACTTATTTTTAGGAACTAATGGTATAGGACGAGGTTTGGCGGCACGGTGTTTTATAGAATTTCTATTTACTGATGGTTTATCTGAAGATCTTACTGATATTCGCACCAAACTGCAAAAAGGCAACCATCCAGATGTGCTATGGATAAAGCCAACATATCAGTATCAAGGACAACGCCTAACAGCAACCGAAGCAGCAGAGAAAGGACTTAAGCGTAAAGCACCACCTGTGATTCGTCTAGAGCAAATTCGCGAAATTACTGAATTTCTTAGCCGCCCACCTTTGGAAGCACCAAGGCAAATAGTAGTTTTGGAACAGGCAGAAACAATGGCAGAAGCTGCTGCCAATGCCTTGCTGAAAACTCTAGAAGAACCAGGGCAGGCAACATTAATTTTAATAGCTCCTTCCCCAGAGTCTATTTTGCCGACACTGGTGTCACGCTGTCAACGCGTTCCCTTTTATCGCTTAGATTCAGTTGCAATAGTTGAGGTACTCACAAGTATCGGGCATCAGGAAATTTTGCAACACCGGGCTGTATTAAGTATTGCGGCTGGTAGCCCTGGAGAAGCGATCGCTGCCTATGAGCAACTGCAAACTATTTCCCCAGAACTACTGCAAGCCGTAACCAAAATACCAAAAAACTATATCCAAGCCTTGGAATTAGCTAAAGAAATCGACAAAGCTTTAGACACTGAAGCACAACTGTGGTTAATTGATTATCTTCAGCTGTCTTACTGGCAGCAATGGCAGCAACCAAGTATTGTCAAGCAGCTAGAACAAGCTCGTAAATCTCTGCTTTGTTATGCCCAGCCACGCCTCGTTTGGGAATGTACATTTTTGCAGTTATGTCAATAAAAATAAAAGTGGGAGTTAGCATACCATTCGCTTTGAACTCCCACTCTGACATTTACTACTGAAGTGAACAGGAATCTGTAAAGACACTGCCATTTATTTAGGGGGCTAACGTGTGGGATAACGACAATGTCATTACACACTAATTCCTGGCGCAGTAAATGTCAAACTCATTATTATTTGTTAATTTCAATTATCAATTTTTATATCATGTATAGATAATATTCCTACTTCTTGAAATTTATTTTTAGAGAGAGTGTATCACAAGTCTTTTATTGTGATACACCCTGATAACAACACCCTTGAAGTCGTTTATCTTTATTCAATTTAACTGAGGATATCAGAACTGGGTTGCCATTTTGGCAAGATTCTTATTCAGTCAAGAAATGAGGAAGGAGTTAAAACACAGAATGCAATCCTCATAGTTATTATAGCTACAGGCAGTGAAATATCAGAATAGAAATTTTGCATTTTTTCGCTTATTAAAATTGAGAAAATAAACTTATTGTTCATCTTCAAGTCATGGGCAT is a genomic window containing:
- the cobU gene encoding bifunctional adenosylcobinamide kinase/adenosylcobinamide-phosphate guanylyltransferase, producing MRKVTLVTGPARSGKSEWAETVAMQSQKAVIYVATATQNSADREWQQRIQKHQQRRPQDWITLEVPVELSTTLTEAKPNTCILIDSLGTWVANLLSQEEESWEKTVQDLLETIELVAVEMIFVAEETGWGVVPAYPIGRTFRDRLSNLVRRLGAISEAVYLVTGGYVLNLSTLGTPLPASGKEDKGIRE
- a CDS encoding ribulose bisphosphate carboxylase small subunit; the encoded protein is MSYYIAPRFLDKLAVFITKNFLNLPGVRVPLILGIHGRKGEGKSFQCELVFERMGVEVTLISGGELESPDAGDPARLIRLRYRETAELIKVRGKMCVLMINDLDAGAGRFDEGTQYTVNTQLVNATLMNIADNPTDVQLPGSYDATPLHRVPIIVTGNDFSTLYAPLIRDGRMEKFYWEPDRNDKIGIVGGIFSEDGLSHREVEQLVDTFPHQSIDFFSALRSRIYDEQIREFIYQIGVERISQRVVNSLEGPPQFNKPNFSLSHLLEMANLMVGEQKRVEDYRLVSEYNRNMRQSYQPAATSQPVTPATGYSGNGSNQPSTTNGFQKQEKSHTKLSSETVEQVRNILSQGHKIGVEHVDERRFRTGSWQSCALGQIQNESDAISTVESCLAEYSGEYVRLVGIDPKAKRRVLETIIQRPNEKVVSW
- the tmk gene encoding dTMP kinase; amino-acid sequence: MNGKLIVFEGVEGCGKTTQIQLCGEWLQSLGIPVLITREPGGTELGLHLRRLLLQKAEGESSEPSAFPITDRAELLLYAADRSQHVEELKPILAAGKIILCDRYTDSTVAYQGYGRGLDMNLIVQLNTIATNGLESDLTFWLDVDVEAGLARKHKASAIADGDDASGDSASSDADAVTTPNNRGDRIEQENIAFHRRVQKGYTELAASYPERTVRVDASVSVDAIRQAIQKILLLKLDEWGYKQVKR
- a CDS encoding FMN-binding negative transcriptional regulator; this translates as MYIPNAFREEDTEKLVAFMRANSFATLVSVHNRLPIASHIPLVVTVQNNIVKLTGHLAKANPHWQVFGEIESLAIFTGPHAYISPSLYEKRESVPTWNYIAVHAYGVPQIITLSDSRELMDKMIDTMIDTYGSDYKSQWHSLSDNFREGMMNGIVGFEMTVTRLEGKYKLSQNRSQNDQYNVAHALLQSADLNAQAIGAAMQQNFETSEQQ
- a CDS encoding DNA polymerase III subunit delta' — protein: MTDQFAQLIGQQQAVELLTQAVKQNRVAPAYLFLGTNGIGRGLAARCFIEFLFTDGLSEDLTDIRTKLQKGNHPDVLWIKPTYQYQGQRLTATEAAEKGLKRKAPPVIRLEQIREITEFLSRPPLEAPRQIVVLEQAETMAEAAANALLKTLEEPGQATLILIAPSPESILPTLVSRCQRVPFYRLDSVAIVEVLTSIGHQEILQHRAVLSIAAGSPGEAIAAYEQLQTISPELLQAVTKIPKNYIQALELAKEIDKALDTEAQLWLIDYLQLSYWQQWQQPSIVKQLEQARKSLLCYAQPRLVWECTFLQLCQ
- a CDS encoding cyclic nucleotide-binding domain-containing protein — encoded protein: MLVPAETVRIFQNQPELRFSPGQVIFEQGQEGELMYGILMGEVELRVDGKVVEIIKAGDVFGEGALVHPTRNRASTAIAKTNCIIASMNKDRFLFAVQETPMFALQVMQSFSDRLRRIKQNI
- a CDS encoding RluA family pseudouridine synthase produces the protein MVILHKLSDFIESAINNLSPSYYYQGYCPQTGELLKLARTPLAEAVAYGLMRYLATDERYNSEGKMYGVLLVELPSGEQRVLKAFSGLLNGSSMVEGWVPPISGKDEVALDEARTLVQLEAIKQELIILRQLPQRKQYEILSREFEQQWQQISDRHLNCKQQRQEKRQILCKTLTETALTVALEQLDAESRWQGIERRQFKRQRDGILQPLKQIIANADARIRELKQQRQALSRQLQTQMHAAYSLINFLGQSASLQQLIPGGSMPTGTGDCCAPKLLHYAAIHRLKPLAMAEFWWGMSSRNQDKVQGEFYEACAERCQPLMGFLLSGLPQRDLSVEAAIAQTLPIIYEDEWLIAVNKPPGLLSVPGRYPDRQDSVESRLRHLVPDGMALMAVHRLDQETSGILLLARDLQTYRQLTQQFQQRQVHKVYEAILAGSVAIEKGVIELPLWGDPQQRPYQKVDWQRGKPSLTHFQVIATSNYTRIEFIPLTGRTHQLRVHAADPKGLGVPILGDRLYGCRADASRLHLHAREFCCNHPQSGQVLHLKVQTPF